The Synechocystis sp. PCC 6714 genome includes the window GAGCATATATTGCTGAACGGTGTTTAAGCCATACTGGGCCACCATGTTTTCCAAACCCATTATTCCCCGTTGATTGGCGGCAATTTGGGCAGAAAAGTCAGCTAAATTTTGCTCAACATTACGGGCAGGATAGGGACTGTTGAGCAAATGAGCTCGAACGGCTTCTGTCTGCAATTTCCCTGCTTTTACCAATAATTGATTGTCGAATAAAATGCCTTCCTGGTTAATATTTTGACTATGGGGTGGCATAGAGCCGGGGGTGATTCCCCCCAAATCCGCTTGGTGACCCCGGGAAGCAACATAAAACAAAATTTCTTGACCAGTCAGATCAAATAAGGGGGTGATAACCGTCACATCCGGTAAATGGGTACCACCGTTATAGGGATTATTGGAGAGATATACATCCCCCGCTTCCAATTGCTGACGGCGATCCCGCAGAAGAGCTTTAACACTTTCCCCCATGGAGCCTAAATGGACAGGAATATGGGGGGCATTGGCCACTAAATCCCCTTGGGAATCGAAAATGGCACAGGAAAAATCTAGCCGTTCTTTAATGTTCACTGAGCTAGCAGTATTTTGCAAAACAATGCCCATTTCTTCGGCAATGAATTGATAAAGATTTTTGAATATTTCTAGCCGCATTGGATCGACTGGATTCCCATTGCTATCCCCATAACTATCAGTATTTACGTTGACCACAAATTCGTCTTTTTCATTAATTAAACGGAGAGCATTTTCCATCTTATTAACTACTTTTTCCAACACTAAATGACAAGGTTGAGGTTGCCCTGGGGATGCTTGACCCAACTGAGCTTGCCAACCAGGATCTATAACGATGGTGCCAGTACCTTCCACAATCATTGCCGGGCCGATAATTACCTGTTGGGGGGCTAGGTGGTGACGTTGGTACACAGGCATGGTATGCCATTGGCGATCGCCGTAAAAATTCACCATTTCGACGGCCTGGGCCGGTGCTGTTAACGGAGGTAAACATGGCTCTAGGGGCAAATCCAACGCTTGGATGTACTCCACACTAATGGCAGCAATGGTGAGGGATTGTCCTGGTTGACTAAACCCATAACGTTGTTGATGTTGCTCGGTAAATTGAGTTGTTAAATGAACTAAGTTTTGGCAAAAATCAAAGCTTAAACTGGTGTCAGTGCCTTGATATTTCAAATCAATTTGGCGGATTATAGCTGGTATTTGGTTAGATTTTTTTTCTTGATTGCCATTATGCTCATTCTCAGCAAAAGTGACGGTTAACTGGGCTTCTAAGCTTTGGTAATTAGTGAGTAAATTTTCTAAATTAACTTCCGTTAAAGGTTGCTCAATGGTCATGGCCCTGAGGGCTCTTTGTTCTGCTAAGCCCATGCCGTAGGCAGATAGAACACCACTGTAGGGATGGAGAAAAATCTTGCTAATCCCCAGGCGATCGCCTAACCGACAAACTAATTGCCCCCCTGCACCCCCAAAGCAACAAAGGATATAGCTTTCCAAGTCATAGCCCCGTTGTAAGCTAATTTTTTTAATCGCATTGGCCATATTTTCCACGGCGATCGTCAGAAAACCATCCGCCACTTCCTCTGGGCTAGATTTAAGTTGAGTTAGTGAGCCAATTCTAGTAGCTAAATCGCTAAATTTCTCTTTAACAATGTCAATATCTAAAGGTTGATTCCCCTCCGGGCCAAACACAGGGGGAAAATAGTTTTTTTGTAGTCTTCCCACCATCACATTGGCATCGGTCACTGTTAATGGCCCACCCCGACGGTAACAGGCCGGTCCAGGGTTCGCCCCCGCAGAATCGGGCCCCACTTGATATCTTTGCCCGTCAAATTGCAAAATGGAACCGCCCCCCGCCGCCACAGTATGGATAGCTAAACTCGGTACCCGCAGGCGCACTCCGGCAATTTCCGTTTCCCATAATCGTTCATAGGTACCGTTAAAGTGGGCCACATCCGTGGAAGTGCCCCCCATATCAAAGGTAATAATGTTGTTTAATCCTGCCCGCTGGGAGGTTTTCACTGCGCCCACAATGCCCCCCGCTGGGCCAGACAGGATACTATCCCGCCCTTGAAAATGCTTCCCATCCACCAAGCCCCCATGGGATTGCATAAACTGTACTGTCACCCCTGGCAATTGCCCCTGTACTTGGTCAACATAACGCCGCAGTAGTGGAGAAAGGTAAGCATCCACCACAGTAGTATCGCCCCGATAAATGTATTTAATTAGGGGGCTAACTTCCGAGGAACAAGAAATTTGGGTAAAGCCAATTTTTTCGGCAATTTCAGCAACGATTAATTCATGGTCCGGGTAGCGATAACTGTGCATTAAGGCGATCGCCACACTGCGAATTCCTTGGTCGTAGGCCTGTTGTAAATCGTGATTAATTTTTTCCCGGTCTAGGGATTGCAAAATTCGCCCCTGGGCATCGATTCTTTCCAGCGCTTCTATTACCTGGCAATGGAGCAAACTGGGCTTTTTTATCTCCAGAGCAAAAATGTCCGGCCGATGTTGATAGGCGATCGCCAACCCGTCTCGAAATCCCTGGGTCATTACCAACACTACCCGGTCTCCTTTTCGTTCCAATAGGGCATTGGTGGCGACGGTGGTGCCCATTTTTATCAGGCTTACTTTTTCCCGTGGGATAGATTGCCATGGCTCCAAACCTAAAATGGTGCGAATGCCATGGATGACAGCATCGCCATAAAGTTCAGGATTTTCTGATAATAACTTGAATAAAATTACCGTTTCTGTACTGGGCAAAGCAAATACGCTAAACCGTCCATCTTCAGTGCATCGCTGGGCTAACTTTTTGTCTTTGGTTATGGCAACAATGTCGGTAAAGGTTCCGCCCCGATCCACAAAGAATTTGGTCATGGTTACTTTTATTTCAGGCAATTAATCTCTGGCTAAACATGGCCAGTCAGACCAAGGCTGATCCCCTAGCCATGTTTTTGCTAATACAAATTAATTTTCCCGGGCAATGACCCAAATCGCATGGACAAGACCCAGGATATACAAACCAAAAATGGTCAGCAGTAGGTTGATCCAAAAATCTTTGCCAATGCCCACCTGTAGGAAAACCCCCAGGGGCGGCAATAGAATCGCACAAATGATCTTAACAATGTCCATTAGTTCACTCCAATATGTTGGGATAATCAGGGTCTTTTGACAGACCGAGGGAAAATGAGAACAGAATTGTCGCACTGACTATGCTATCCCATTGACTAATTTTGGTGAAATTAACTTTCACAGTACTACCGGAACCCAGATAAATTTTTCTTCGTTGTTTCCTTATAGTCTACGGCGATCGCCTAATGAAGACGGCTTTAACAATAATTTTAACCTATTGTATAATTGATTTAATTCAAAGTAAGATACTGACCAGGGCTAAAAGTGTCTTTGGTAAAGACCTTAGCCGTTTCAATCTACAAATCTTTTTTCCTTTCCTTCTGCCTGCCACTAGATTTTCTCCGACTCCCATTTTTCCTTGTCTATCTCCATAAACTTTTTTTCCTTTTTTTGACCAGGCATAAACACAAGCTTGGATTGTTTCAAATCCTGACTCATCTATGTATAGTCATTTCTAGTAAGACTGAGGCAGTCGAATTCACCGAAAAGCTTGTCAATAAAGACTTCAGCAGTCTCGAAATTATTTGAAATAACTATAACTCCCATTTACAGTTCTGTTTTAACAAATTCTAATAATCCTTATTCAAAGGAGTTTAGAGATTCTTATTCTTAAAGCGAACTATACTTTTGCGATAGAAACGCTATGGTCACCTTGATGTTCCAGACGTTTGCCAAAAACTTTTTCAACATTTTCCCAGTTCTTGGGCATAGGCTAAAGCTTCCTGTCCAGTCTTAATTTTGCCTTCAATGTGGGCGATGTGAATTTCTGTCAGTAGTTGGCCGATCAAGGGGCTAGGTTTAATCTGCAATTGTTCGATTAAATCCTTACCGGTAATTAAAGGTTGGGGATGGGCAAGACGATCGCCGGGGTCGAGGAAATGGGTTAACAGCTCAAAAATAAAACTGTGGTAATCGTGGGGTGAATGAGCTAGGGCATAGAGGACAAAGTGGGGTAAATATTTACCTAATTCGGCGAAAAAAAAGTATAGTTGCCGTAACGTGGGGCTGGCTTCTAAACAACTTAACTGGGGATAGGCCTGCAAAATTGCTTGCACAGAGCGCAATTCATGGCGGGAATATTTTAATTTTTGTAGCTCCGCCTCCGCTGTTTTTATATCGGCGTCCACTAAGCTGGCTAATTTAGCAATGGCAATACCCTTTTTACCCAATGCTTGAAAAAATTGTTGACGTTCCAGCAAGGTTAACTGGTTTTTGATGGCGGCGATCGCCAAATCTATGCAACCAATGGCGTTGAGGGAACTGAGGTTAGCGTGGGGGAACCAATGGGCTAACATGCCATCTTGCCAAGCGGCCAAAAGCCACTGACTACCCCGGGGACTACCCAGCAAATAGTTAAATTCCGCCTGTACCCGTTCTGCAGCCACCGTTTTAATGCGGGGAGCCAATTCCCGTAAAACTGTTCTTGTGTCAGGATCGAGGGCAAATTGCAGCTGGGCCGCCTGACGGTAAGCCCGCAGTAGCCGCAAAGGATCATCGGCCAGGTTCGCCGCCGCCACCATTTTCAGTTGACCCCGTTGTAAATCCCCCACCCCCGCCATGGGGTCAATTAGTTTATTTTGCTGGAAATTATAGGCAATGGCGTTAACGGTGAAATCTCGCCGGGCCAAATCCTGTTCCAAACTCATACCTTCCTGTTGGGCAAAATCCACCGTGCCATGGGTAAATACCACTCTGGCAATGTGTCGAGCCTTATCCAACACCACAAAACCAGCTCGATACCGACTGGCGATCGCCGATGCAGCTTCAATGGCTCCATTGGGAACGACAAAATCCCAATCCAAATATTCCCGCCGTCTTCCTAACAGAGCATCCCTTACGGCGCCGCCCACCAAACAGGCCTGGGGAGGAAGTAGAGCCAGATCAAAGGGAACCTGTTGACGTAAATCAGCCAGGTGGCTCACAGGACAAAGCATAATCAATAACCGTTACCCCAGGACAGTTTGCAGTTTAGGCACAATCTCTAAGTCTAAGCTAGAGTAGCGAAAAATAGGCCAGAATCGAGGTTTACCATGTGTATTTGTGTGAACTGCCATTACGTAGACCGCTGTATTACCTACCATGCGGTGGAACATCAACATCAACAACCCCATCTGAGCGATAACCCAGACTTTGATCCGGTTAATCCATCCATCAACGTTAATATCCGCACCCCTGACCACAGCATTGAAATGGAATGGGACGTGGTGGGTTGTGACAGCTTTACCGAAGAAATGGGCAAATGGAGCAAATTACGTCCCCATGAGTTGGTCCCAACCTAGGGTATGGAAATAATTGGCCAAATTTGTATTCCCTAAATTCCGACCCTTGATTTTTGTATTTCTATCAATAGGCCTATCTCCACCAGGGAAACTGAGCAAAGGTAACGCTATGGGTAAGTCCATGTAACAATAAACGCGGTATCAGTAACATATAGGCAATTTCGTTAACCAAGGTTTCAAGATGGAACTACTCTATCAATTAGCCTGGCTAATTCCCGTCCTGCCCCTATTTGGCGCAACGGTGGTTGGCATTGGCCTCATTTCTTTCAATCAAGCAACCAATAAACTACGGCAACTAAACGCCGTTTTCATCATCACCTGTTTAGGGGCTGCATTGGTGATGTCTGGGGCTTTGCTCTGGGATCAAATCCAAGGCCATGCCAACTATTCCCAAATGATCGAATGGGCATCGGCGGGGAGTTTCCATTTGGAAATGGGTTATGTGATCGATCACCTCAGCGCTCTGATGCTGGTGATTGTTACCTCCGTGGCTTTGTTGGTGATGATCTACACCGATGGTTACATGGCCCACGATCCGGGTTATGTGCGCTTTTATGCCTACCTTAGTTTGTTTGCTTCCTCCATGCTGGGACTGGTGATTAGTCCTAATTTGGTGCAGGTTTATATCTTCTGGGAATTGGTGGGCATGTGTTCCTACCTACTGATTGGTTTTTGGTATGACCGCAAGGCCGCCGCTGATGCTTGCCAAAAAGCGTTTGTCACCAACCGGGTCGGAGATTTTGGTCTATTGCTCGGTATCCTCGGCCTCTATTGGGCCACTGGAAGTTTTGATTTTGGCACCATTGGGGAACGCCTAGAAGGTTTAGTATCCTCCGGAGTCCTCAGCGGGGCGATCGCCGCCATTCTGGCCATTTTGGTTTTCCTGGGACCAGTGGCCAAATCCGCCCAATTTCCTCTCCATGTCTGGCTACCGGATGCCATGGAAGGCCCCACCCCCATTTCTGCGTTGATCCATGCGGCCACCATGGTGGCGGCGGGGGTATTCCTCGTTGCCCGCATGTACCCAGTGTTTGAACCGATTCCGGTGGTAATGAACACCATTGCCTTCACCGGTTGTTTCACTGCCTTCCTGGGGGCCACCATTGCGTTAACCCAGAACGACATCAAGAAAGGTTTAGCCTATTCCACCATTTCCCAAT containing:
- a CDS encoding hydantoinase B/oxoprolinase family protein, translating into MTKFFVDRGGTFTDIVAITKDKKLAQRCTEDGRFSVFALPSTETVILFKLLSENPELYGDAVIHGIRTILGLEPWQSIPREKVSLIKMGTTVATNALLERKGDRVVLVMTQGFRDGLAIAYQHRPDIFALEIKKPSLLHCQVIEALERIDAQGRILQSLDREKINHDLQQAYDQGIRSVAIALMHSYRYPDHELIVAEIAEKIGFTQISCSSEVSPLIKYIYRGDTTVVDAYLSPLLRRYVDQVQGQLPGVTVQFMQSHGGLVDGKHFQGRDSILSGPAGGIVGAVKTSQRAGLNNIITFDMGGTSTDVAHFNGTYERLWETEIAGVRLRVPSLAIHTVAAGGGSILQFDGQRYQVGPDSAGANPGPACYRRGGPLTVTDANVMVGRLQKNYFPPVFGPEGNQPLDIDIVKEKFSDLATRIGSLTQLKSSPEEVADGFLTIAVENMANAIKKISLQRGYDLESYILCCFGGAGGQLVCRLGDRLGISKIFLHPYSGVLSAYGMGLAEQRALRAMTIEQPLTEVNLENLLTNYQSLEAQLTVTFAENEHNGNQEKKSNQIPAIIRQIDLKYQGTDTSLSFDFCQNLVHLTTQFTEQHQQRYGFSQPGQSLTIAAISVEYIQALDLPLEPCLPPLTAPAQAVEMVNFYGDRQWHTMPVYQRHHLAPQQVIIGPAMIVEGTGTIVIDPGWQAQLGQASPGQPQPCHLVLEKVVNKMENALRLINEKDEFVVNVNTDSYGDSNGNPVDPMRLEIFKNLYQFIAEEMGIVLQNTASSVNIKERLDFSCAIFDSQGDLVANAPHIPVHLGSMGESVKALLRDRRQQLEAGDVYLSNNPYNGGTHLPDVTVITPLFDLTGQEILFYVASRGHQADLGGITPGSMPPHSQNINQEGILFDNQLLVKAGKLQTEAVRAHLLNSPYPARNVEQNLADFSAQIAANQRGIMGLENMVAQYGLNTVQQYMLHVQNNAEQAVTQAISELKSGQFVTEMDNGIRIAVAITVNSSQGTATIDFSGTSPQGDHNFNTPKAVVQAVVLYVFRTLVREPIPLNAGCLKPLKIIIPPGCLLDPQYPAAVVAGNVETSQAIADTLYGALGCLAASQGTMNNLTFGNGQYQYYETIAGGSGAGPTFAGCDAVQTHMTNSRLTDPEILESRFPVLLEQFAIRPHSGGVGKFSGGKGIVRQFQFLQPLSVAILSNRQRVAPFGLAGGEPGAVGENWLLRRSGDELRLEGCAQVDVTPGDRLIIKTPGGGGYGHRD
- a CDS encoding YqaE/Pmp3 family membrane protein — translated: MDIVKIICAILLPPLGVFLQVGIGKDFWINLLLTIFGLYILGLVHAIWVIAREN
- a CDS encoding CCA tRNA nucleotidyltransferase, whose translation is MLCPVSHLADLRQQVPFDLALLPPQACLVGGAVRDALLGRRREYLDWDFVVPNGAIEAASAIASRYRAGFVVLDKARHIARVVFTHGTVDFAQQEGMSLEQDLARRDFTVNAIAYNFQQNKLIDPMAGVGDLQRGQLKMVAAANLADDPLRLLRAYRQAAQLQFALDPDTRTVLRELAPRIKTVAAERVQAEFNYLLGSPRGSQWLLAAWQDGMLAHWFPHANLSSLNAIGCIDLAIAAIKNQLTLLERQQFFQALGKKGIAIAKLASLVDADIKTAEAELQKLKYSRHELRSVQAILQAYPQLSCLEASPTLRQLYFFFAELGKYLPHFVLYALAHSPHDYHSFIFELLTHFLDPGDRLAHPQPLITGKDLIEQLQIKPSPLIGQLLTEIHIAHIEGKIKTGQEALAYAQELGKC
- a CDS encoding Ycf34 family protein — its product is MCICVNCHYVDRCITYHAVEHQHQQPHLSDNPDFDPVNPSINVNIRTPDHSIEMEWDVVGCDSFTEEMGKWSKLRPHELVPT